A single window of Neospora caninum Liverpool complete genome, chromosome XII DNA harbors:
- a CDS encoding putative DNA replication licensing factor, translated as MESLASPARPPASRISGRASAAGAAAGGNEERRERDSGRGFFPPFASLGQTQGGSLAEGEHALGSSLEHGDGRDPARMQDENFANIFVHFLQTFKKHEDEEEDLDEDAGRHAPIRGRLQESFQLLMEKLAAQMNAPQFSYFLQVVGAQKYIHEISSIRCNMLGSLLSIRGQVTRTTDVRPELLRAAFKCLECGTIEPDVEQQFKYTQPRQCRGVNCNNTTNWELLFERCRYGDWQKIRLQEPSNSSASSSAVPRSLDIIVRHDLVDSVYAGDVVVVSGALVALPDIAPLMRPGQLGRRDRPRRNEASLGVTPLTGLKGLGVREMNFRISLLAVDVQTEGETRKDYMENQENREFFQASDFLNSGAFEWLRDVAEDPQTLDRLAKSVAPRVWGNDDIKKGILLLMTGGVPKSTANARLRGDINMCIVGDPSTSKSQLLTWVERFSPRAVFASGKGSTAAGLTAAVVRDADQGDFVLEAGALMYADQGICCIDEFDKMDEKDRVAIHEAMEQQTISISKAGIQATLNARASVLAACNPRFGRYDKSKSFAANVNLPPPLLSRFDLFFTLIDEADEERDRAVFDHVASYHLTDDAREEALQRQRDAQKAGHDDVLTADELRVYIQCAQKLKPLMTDEAKAKLAETYVSLRLMDGQPGLQQNMRMTVRQLESLIRLSEAVARLKFSDFVEIYHVQEAVQIFRASLQRIVYTRDVVLFDESVEEEKEGSKRQHEGERNVALGEEAEAEKEVPKQIRISQQEYRRISSQIVDCVMQLGREKEEAGEAFTGVTSSAVIEWWLDEILKCDDVNELESWARKLQLIIRRLIEHEGYLVGDPVPDGPADELLLRVHPNVPDDQLSLLSSGTNDRGRGSVAFGTFASSFGYRSFDAEDTREQGEEEMEEEGDADLPSVEFEKLEQ; from the exons ATGGagtctctggcgtctccagCTCGACCGCCTGCGTCCCGGATATCCGGACGGGCCTCCGCGgcgggcgccgccgccgggggaaacgaggagcggcgagaacgcgactCTGGGCGAGGCTTCTTCCCGccctttgcgtctctcgggCAGACCCAGGGAGGCAGCCTCGCCGAGGGAGAGCATGCGCTGGGGAGCAGTTTGGAGCACGGCGACGGCCGAGACCCTGCCCGCATGCAAGATGAGAACTTTGCAAACATCTTCGTCCACTTTCTGCAAACCTTCAAAAaacacgaagacgaggaggaagacctcgacgaagacgcaggccgaCACGCCCC AATCCGAGGACGGCTCCAAGAATCTTTCCAGCTGCTCATGGAGAAGCTCGCGGCGCAGATGAACGCACCGCAGTTCTCCTACTTCCTCCAGGTGGTTGGCGCGCAAAAGTACATCCACGA GATCAGCAGCATTCGGTGCAACATGCTGGGCAGCTTGCTGAGCATCCGCGGCCAGGTCACGCGCACCACTGACGTGCGTCCAGAGCTCCTCAGGGCGGCCTTCAAATGCCTCGAGTGCGGAACGATCGAGCCAGACGTCGAACAGCAGTTCAAATACACACAA CCTCGTCAGTGCCGCGGAGTGAACTGCAACAACACGACCAATTGGGAGCTCCTGTTTGAGCGCTGCCGCTACGGCGACTGGCAGAAGATTCGGCTACAAGAGCCATCGAATTCGTcggcctcgtcctccgctgTGCCGCGGTCTCTGGACATCATTGTGAGACACGATCTCGTCGACTCTGTTTACGCAGGAGACGTCGTCGTTGTGTCAGGCGCCTTGGTGGCACTGCCCGACATCGCGCCTCTCATGCGCCCTGGACAACTCGGGAG ACGCGACCGGCCGCGGCGCAATGAGGCGAGCTTGGGCGTGACGCCACTGACAGGCCTCAAGGGTCTGGGAGTGAGGGAAATGAATTTCCGGATttccctcctcgctgtcgaTGTTCAAaccgaaggcgagacacggaAAGACTACATGGAGAACCAAGAAAACCGTGAG TTCTTCCAAGCCTCCGATTTCCTCAACTCTGGAGCCTTCGAGTGGCTGCGCGATGTCGCCGAAGATCCGCAAACCCTCGACCGCCTCGCCAAGTCCGTCGCGCCTCGA GTGTGGGGGAACGACGACATCAAAAAAGGCATCCTGCTGCTCATGACTGGCGGCGTGCCAAAGAGCACGGCGAATGCGCGTCTCAG GGGAGACATCAACATGTGCATCGTCGGCGACCCTTCGACCAGCAAGAGTCAGTTGCTGACTTGGGTGGAACggttttcgcctcgcgcggtCTTCGCCTCTGGCAAAGGGAGCACAGCCGCTGGTTTGACAGCTGCCGTCGTTAG agacgccgaccAGGGAGACTTCGTGCTCGAAGCGGGCGCCCTCATGTACGCCGATCAAG GTATCTGCTGCATCGATGAGTTTGATAAGATGGACGAGAAAGATCGCGTTGCGATCCACGAGGCGATGGAGCAGCAGACGATATCGATTTCGAAGGCAGGAATCCAG GCGACTTTGAATGCACGTGCATCTGTCTTGGCTGCGTGCAACCCTCGGTTCGGGCGATACGACAAGAGCAAGAGCTTTGCGGCAAATGTGAAtctgcctcctcctctgctttctcgtttcGATCTCTTCTTTACCCTCATCGACGAGGCGGATGAAGAGCGCGACAGAGCTGTCTTTGACCATGTG GCATCTTATCACTTGACCGACGACGCACGGGAAGAAGCcttgcagagacagagggacgCGCAGAAAGCTGGCCACGACGATGTCCTCACTGCGGACGAGCTCCGAGTGTACATCCAGTGCGCTCAAAAACTCAAGCCTCTCATGACGG ATGAAGCAAAAGCGAAGCTGGCGGAGACGtatgtgtctcttcgcttgATGGATGGCCAGCCTGGCCTGCAACAAAACATGCGAATGACTGTGCGTCAGCTCGAGTCTCTCATTCGTCTGTCGG AGGCTGTTGCTCGGTTGAAGTTCTCGGACTTCGTGGAAATTTACCACGTGCAAGAGGCCGTGCAGATCTTTCGTGCTTCTCTACAGCGCATCGTATACACACGCGATGTTGTGCTTTTCGATGAGTCggtggaagaggagaaagaaggaagcaaacgTCAACATGAAGGCGAACGGAATGTGGCActgggagaggaagcagaagccgagaaggagGTGCCGAAACAAATCCGCATTTCTCAGCAAGAATACAGACGCATTTCTTCACAAATTGTCGACTGTGTCATGCAActgggaagagaaaaagaggaggccGGAGAGGCCTTCACAGGAGTCACCAGTTCTGCTGTTATTGAATG GTGGCTCGATGAAATTCTGAAGTGCGATGATGTGAACGAACTCGAAAGCTGGGCACGAAAGCTCCAACTGATCATTCGGCGTCTGATTGAACACGAAGGCTATCTTGTG GGGGATCCAGTTCCCGACGGCCCTGCCGAcgagcttcttctccgcgtccaTCCCAACGTGCCAGACGACCAGTtatctcttctttcttcgggAACGAACGACCGCGGCAGGGGCAGCGTGGCATTTGGCacgttcgcgtcttctttcggctACCGGTCCTTTGACGCGGAGGACACaagagagcagggagaggaagaaatggAAGAGGAGGGGGATGCTGATCTGCCAAGTGTGGAATTTGAAAAGCTTGAGCAGTAG
- a CDS encoding putative prolyl-tRNA synthetase, with protein sequence MATNGDVPALTADEQRREAKTLQKLQELGIDYQVHRHAPVATVDAMVKASFREKGLIAANLFLKEKQRFFLLTVTHDLPIPLKGIAKLLSAPRMRLADEELLGPMLDVSRGSVTPLAAMCDAKNEVTLVFDKDMKENPDLVVLVHPLHNKATVALKAADLLKFVEACGHSVTWIDIDEAVKLAAAPAGGAEKAKTPAKAPAAKETVNDSSMLGVTVKKDENFPEWYTQHKLEKEKDHVEGFSPEVAWVTHYGDSPLAEKIAIRPTSETIMYPAYSKWIRSHRDLPLKLNQWCSVVRWEFKQPTPFLRTREFLWQEGHTAHATEEEAWQLVLDILELYRRWYEECLAVPVIKGEKSENEKFAGGKKTTTVEAYIAENGRGIQAATSHLLGTNFAKMFEIEFEDEEGHKRLVHQTSWGCTTRSLGVMIMTHGDDKGIVLPPRVASVQVIIIPILFKDENTAEIVAKCRELKALLEKADIRVRIDDRPNYTPGWKYNHWEVKGVPLRLELGPKDLAKGSARVVRRDTNEAYQVQWDELVPKLQELMDGIQKNLFAKAKARLDQGIEKISTFDEVMPALNRKHLILAPWCEDPESEEQIKKETQKLSEIQALEAGDSEQVMTGAMKTLCIPFDQPPMPEGTKCFYTGKPAKRWALWGRSY encoded by the exons ATGGCGACAAACGGGGACGTGCCAGCCCTAACTGCCGACGAGCAACgccgggaggcgaagacgctccAAAAGCTCCAGGAGCTAGGCATCGACTACCAG GTGCATCGCCACGCGCCGGTCGCGACCGTCGACGCCATGGTGAAGGCCTCGTTTCGCGAGAAGGGCCTCATCGCGGCGAATCTCTTCctgaaggagaaacagcggTTCTTCCTCCTGACAGTGACCCAC GACCTGCCGATTCCCCTCAAAGGCATCGCCAAGCTGCTGAGCgcgccgcgcatgcgcctggCTGACGAGGAGCTCTTGGGCCCGATGCTCGACGTCTCCAGGGGTTCCGTCACGCCTCTGGCGGCCATGTGTGACGCGAA GAACGAAGTGACTCTCGTTTTCGACAAGGACATGAAGGAGAACCCCGACCTCGTGGTGCTCGTTCACCCGCTGCACAACAAGGCGACCGTGGCTCTTAAAGCCGCAGACCTCCTCAAGTTCGTCGAGGCTTGTGGCCATTCTGTCACCTGGATCGACATCGACG AGGCGGTGAAACTGGCTGCAGCTCCTgcgggaggcgccgagaaagCCAAGACGCCGGCcaaggcgcctgcggcgaaggagactgTCAACGATTCCAGCATGTTGGGAGTGACTgtgaagaaagacgagaatTTCCCAGAGTGGTACACACAG CACaagctggagaaggagaaggaccACGTCGAAGGCTTTTCGCCGGAAGTGGCGTGGGTAACTCACTACGGGGACAGCCCTCTCGCAGAGAAGATTGCGATTCGCCCCACCTCGGAGACGATCATGTATCCCGCGTACTCCAAGTGGATTCGCAGCCACAGAGACTTGCCTCTCAAACTCAACCAGTGGTGCTCCGTCGTCAG GTGGGAGTTCAAGCAGCCGACCCCATTTCTGCGCACACGCGAGTTTTTGTGGCAGGAAGGCCacacggcgcatgcaactgaggaagaagcctGGCAGCTTGTGCTCGATATTCTGGAACTCTATCGTCG GTGGTACGAAGAGTGCTTGGCTGTTCCCGTGATCAAGGGCGAGAAGTCCGAAAACGAAAAATTTGctggagggaagaagacgacaaCCGTCGAGGCGTACATCGCCGAAAACGGACGAGGCATCCAG GCTGCCACGTCGCATCTGCTTGGCACGAACTTCGCGAAGATGTTCGAGATCGAGTTCGAAG acgaagagggacacAAGCGCTTGGTCCATCAAACCAGCTGGGGATGCACCACCCGGTCGCTCGGCGTGATGATCATGACCCACGGAGACGACAAAGGTATCGTCCTCCCTCCTCGCGTGGCTTCTGTTCAAGTGATTATCATTCCGATCCTCTTTAAG gacGAGAACACCGCCGAGATCGTTGCCAAGTGCAGGGAGTTGAAGGCGCTGTTGGAGAAGGCGGACATCCGCGTGCGCATTGACGACAGG CCTAACTACACGCCAGGGTGGAAATACAACCACTGGGAAGTTAAGGGCGTTCCGCTGCGTCTCGAGTTGGGCCCGAAGGATCTGGCCAAGGGCTCCGCGCGAGTGGTTCGGCGCGACACCAACGAGGCGTACCAAGTTCAGTGGGACGAGTTGGTGCCGAAGCTGCAGGAGCTGATGGACGGCATCCAAAAGAACTTGTTTGCCAAGGCCAAGGCGAGGCTCGACCAGGGCATTGAGAAGATCTCGACGTTCGACGAAGTGATGCCTGCGTTGAACAGAAAGCATTTGATTCTCGCGCCGTGGTGCGAGGACCCCGAGTCGGAGGAGCAAAtcaagaaggagacacagaaactcTCGGAAATCCAG GCCCTTGAGGCGGGAGACTCGGAGCAAGTCATGACAGGAGCAATGAAGACGCTGTGCATTCCCTTCGACCAGCCGCCGATGCCAGAAGGAACGAAATGCTTCTACACGGGCAAACCTGCGAAGCGTTGGGCGCTCTGGGGCCGAAGCTACTAA
- a CDS encoding putative high mobility group protein gives MLRCFPPSRMKRSRTAADARDKAEKEEREEKEENEEIEEMEEKETITFNPMDDPAVEEPPPLSAFAWPPGCYLRIEYSANRADDADETGRRILTALKAAGSRYLFSLPARLPLVRRRFSVPKSPHKHRKAVEQFEICERRRIIDVHRKDFLAEAERRGERGPTRWGKMPWPSREELEEQEGEEEQEGEEHEEGGGGKEREAEREERAGEGEAEGRGGRKAKEGKLKGVRSKDAAEAAMTGLLTIDLPDLVRYDLRYEPYRRPLKAKAIYARMQYRERWTSKYFEYLQDMEKKEKLIAELLAPKYDVDRLVVWPRSFHDLRRFTVAEIEKMLRKAENHYRERLSRRRRGLPPYRPRIKFFGDFSMDPEDLKNMPGGDPYAPYVPEPRPPDAPPRVKRVKRERKKKKKKKEGGKKKRPAVKKK, from the exons ATGCTCCGCTGCTTCCCGCCCTCGCGCATGAAGCGCTCTCGAACAGCTGCAGATGCCagagacaaggcagagaaagaagagagggaagagaaagaagagaatgaagagatagaagagatggaagagaaagagacgatcACCTTCAACCCGATGGATGACCCTGCCGTGGAGGAGCCTCCGCCCCtgtccgccttcgcctggcCTCCAGGATGCTACTTGCGAATCGAGTACAGCGCAAACCGAGCAGATGACGCAGACGAAACCG GTCGGCGCATTCTTACGGCTCTGAAGGCTGCCGGTTCGCGGTAtttgttttctctgccggcgcgcctgcctctcgtccGGCGGCGTTTCTCCGTTCCCAAGTCGCCCCACAAACACCGGAAAGCTGTCGAGCAATTCGAGATCTGTGAACGAAGAAGAATCATCGATGTCCACAGAAAAGACTTCCTCGCAGAAgcggaacggcgaggcgaacgcggtCCCACCAGGTGGGGGAAAATGCCGTGGccaagcagagaagaactggaagaacaagagggagaagaagaacaagagggagaagaacacgaggaaggaggTGGAGgtaaagaaagagaagcagaaagagaagaacgagcaggagagggagaggcggaaggacgaggagggagaaaggcgaaagaaggaaagttGAAGGGAGTGCGGAGCAAGgacgcggcggaggcggcaaTGACAGGTCTTTTGACGATCGATTTGCCTGACTTGGTTCGCTACGACCTCCGCTACGAACCGTATCGCAGGCCGTTGAAAGCGAAGGCCATTTACGCCAGGATGCAGTACCGCGAGCGATGGACTTCCAAGTACTTTGAATACTTGCAA GacatggagaagaaagaaaagttGATCGCTGAGCTTTTGGCTCCAAAGTATGACGTCGATCGCCTGGTCGTGTGGCCGCGGTCTTTCCACGACTTGCGGAGATTCACGGTTGCGGAAATTGAGAAAATGCTGAGGAA agCGGAGAATCActacagagagaggctgagCCGTCGGAGAAGAGGCCTGCCTCCGTATCGGCCGCGAATCAAGTTTTTCGGAGATTTCTCGATGGATCCGGAAGACCTCAAAAACATGCCTGGAGGCGACCCTTACGCTCCCTACGTACCAGAGCCTCGACCACCGGATGCGCCGCCTCGGGTGAAGCGagtgaagagggagaggaagaagaagaagaagaagaaggaaggcgggaagaagaagaggccagCCGTGAAAAAGAAGTGA